One window of Pleurodeles waltl isolate 20211129_DDA chromosome 3_1, aPleWal1.hap1.20221129, whole genome shotgun sequence genomic DNA carries:
- the LOC138284866 gene encoding nucleolin-like — MVKNTPKKQGKRKNPEPPEEGGENSREKEPVPRKVTRKPAKVSGTPGKKAPMPGAMPATPGKKRTASAKSLISPRRKAVEAQKADNKEMEDDDEPKEAVADINLPPANGNDDLRKSDDDVGDNAMVENVNVSSKRKKAVLEKSELGAKKQKNKETETFTLHIRNLNSANSFDELKEAIRQFFSEQKFTVCDVRIAGSKKFGYVDFPSEGDLQKALTLNGAKILDLETTMDRAQSYESSIKAKKERTERILFAKNLPYSTTSDELQKVFVNAINIRTLASKKKGTSKGAACIEFKSAVEMENALKENQGTDVGGRSIVLQYASEKGRQMQSDLVTVVVKNLAYKATESSLQNVFKNNVSIRIPKDDSGRSKGFALVEYPNKKSARKAMESHKNVKIEGRHVCLELQGAPLEKSKTLFVSGLSADTTEERLKEAFVGALGAIIVTDRVTGASRGFGFVDFPTAEDASAAKEAMEDGEIDGNKILVDFAQSKRENARGGGGSGKILEGKGDNVGRGRGTFRGGRGTEKGTIKGEPRGRGRGRGSGSGGAKSEFGRKKIKLTE; from the coding sequence ATGGTGAAGAACACACCAAAAAAGCAAGGCAAGAGAAAAAACCCAGAGCCACCTGAAGAAGGCGGTGAAAACAGTCGTGAAAAAGAGCCGGTACCTAGGAAAGTAACACGAAAACCAGCTAAGGTCTCTGGTACCCCTGGGAAGAAGGCACCCATGCCGGGGGCGATGCCAGCTACACCTGGCAAGAAGCGCACAGCATCTGCAAAGTCTTTAATCAGTCCTCGAAGGAAGGCCGTAGAGGCTCAGAAGGCAGACAATAAAGAAATGGAGGATGATGACGAGCCTAAAGAGGCTGTCGCAGATATCAATTTACCACCTgccaatggaaatgatgatttgaGGAAGAGTGATGACGACGTAGGTGATAATGCAATGGTGGAAAATGTAAATGTATCCAGTAAGCGGAAAAAGGCAGTTCTGGAAAAAAGTGAACTAGgagcaaagaaacaaaaaaataaagagacTGAAACCTTCACGCTCCATATTCGCAACCTAAACTCTGCAAACagttttgatgaattgaaagaaGCCATCCGGCAGTTTTTCTCTGAACAGAAGTTCACCGTTTGTGATGTCCGAATTGCAGGATCAAAGAAATTCGGTTATGTCGATTTCCCCAGTGAGGGAGATTTGCAGAAAGCTCTTACACTAAATGGGGCGAAAATTCTTGATTTGGAAACCACTATGGACAGAGCTCAAAGCTATGAGAGCAGCATAAAAGCCAAGAAAGAAAGGACTGAACGAATTTTGTTTGCCAAGAACCTGCCGTACAGCACAACATCTGATGAGCTGCAAAAAGTTTTTGTGAATGCTATAAATATAAGAACTCTCGCTTCAAAGAAGAAGGGCACAAGCAAAGGCGCTGCGTGCATAGAATTCAAATCTGCAGTAGAGATGGAGAATGCTCTAAAGGAGAATCAAGGCACCGATGTTGGAGGGAGGTCAATTGTTTTACAGTACGCAAGTGAAAAGGGTAGACAGATGCAGAGTGATTTGGTGACTGTGGTTGTGAAAAACCTAGCATATAAAGCCACAGAATCCTCACTCCAGAACGTTTTTAAGAACAACGTTTCCATTAGAATACCAAAAGATGATTCAGGCAGATCCAAAGGGTTTGCCTTGGTTGAGTATCCCAACAAGAAAAGTGCAAGGAAAGCAATGGAAtcccacaaaaatgtaaaaatcgAAGGTAGGCATGTATGCCTGGAGCTCCAGGGCGCACCATTAGAGAAATCAAAGACCTTGTTTGTCAGCGGGCTTTCAGCTGACACAACAGAAGAAAGGTTGAAAGAAGCCTTTGTTGGGGCTTTGGGCGCTATAATAGTTACCGACCGGGTTACTGGAGCATCTAGAGGGTTTGGATTTGTGGATTTCCCCACTGCCGAGGATGCCAGTGCAGCAAAAGAAGCAATGGAAGATGGGGAAATAGATGGTAACAAGATACTAGTAGATTTTGCCCAgtccaaaagagaaaatgcaagaggaggaggaggcagtggaaAAATACTTGAAGGAAAGGGAGATAATGTTGGAAGAGGCAGGGGCACGTTTCGTGGTGGTAGAGGTACGGAAAAAGGCACAATAAAAGGTGAACCCcgtggaagaggaaggggaaggggaagtggaAGTGGCGGAGCCAAATCTGAATTCGGAAGGAAAAAAATCAAACTGACTGAATAA